Proteins encoded by one window of Homo sapiens chromosome 10, GRCh38.p14 Primary Assembly:
- the IL2RA gene encoding interleukin-2 receptor subunit alpha isoform 1 precursor (isoform 1 precursor is encoded by transcript variant 1): MDSYLLMWGLLTFIMVPGCQAELCDDDPPEIPHATFKAMAYKEGTMLNCECKRGFRRIKSGSLYMLCTGNSSHSSWDNQCQCTSSATRNTTKQVTPQPEEQKERKTTEMQSPMQPVDQASLPGHCREPPPWENEATERIYHFVVGQMVYYQCVQGYRALHRGPAESVCKMTHGKTRWTQPQLICTGEMETSQFPGEEKPQASPEGRPESETSCLVTTTDFQIQTEMAATMETSIFTTEYQVAVAGCVFLLISVLLLSGLTWQRRQRKSRRTI, encoded by the exons agcTCTGTGACGATGACCCGCCAGAGATCCCACacgccacattcaaagccatggCCTACAAGGAAGGAACCATGTTGAACTGTGAATGCAAGAGAGGTTTCCGCAGAATAAAAAGCGGGTCACTCTATATGCTCTGTACAGGAAACTCTAGCCACTCGTCCTGGGACAACCAATGTCAATGCACAAGCTCTG CCACTCGGAACACAACGAAACAAGTGACACCTCAAcctgaagaacagaaagaaaggaaaaccacagaaatgcaaagtcCAATGCAGCCAGTGGACCAAGCGAGCCTTCCAG GTCACTGCAGGGAACCTCCACCATGGGAAAATGAAGCCACAGAGAGAATTTATCATTTCGTGGTGGGGCAGATGGTTTATTATCAGTGCGTCCAGGGATACAGGGCTCTACACAGAGGTCCTGCTGAGAGCGTCTGCAAAATGACCCACGGGAAGACAAGGTGGACCCAGCCCCAGCTCATATGCACAGGTGAAATGGAGACCAGTCAGTTTCCAG GTGAAGAGAAGCCTCAGGCAAGCCCCGAAGGCCGTCCTGAGAGTGAGACTTCCTGCCTCGTCACAACAACAG ATTTTCAAATACAGACAGAAATGGCTGCAACCATGGAGACGTCCATATTTACAACAGAGTACCAGGTAGCAG TGGCCGGCTGTGTTTTCCTGCTGATCAGCGTCCTCCTCCTGAGTGGGCTCACCTGGCAGCGGAGACA GAGGAAGAGTAGAAGAACAATCtag